The following proteins come from a genomic window of Pleurocapsa minor HA4230-MV1:
- a CDS encoding glycosyltransferase family 4 protein: protein MKIAVIGTKGLPAKQGGIEHYCQEIYPRMVERGHSIDLFARSSYIDSPWMKQYYFKRVRVISLPCLKLRGIDALFSSLLGAMLASSGQYDIVHFHALGPSLFTWLPKITSLFPSKVIVSCQGLDWQRAKWGNFSSQLLHLGEKAGVRFADKIIVVSEELRSYFREMYGRETVYIPNAPSSYPPTNSDFSYGTSLGLCQKRYITFVGRLVPEKRPELLIEAFQALKPLGWKLAIVGSTSDTNSFAQQIANLTNANPNVVFTGQLYGKHLAEIVRGAGFFVLPSDVEGLPLAMLEAMREGVPVVASDIPPHRQLLDEGKGMLFPSGDLESLILALDLAIQRPEELAIMAKEAQKCVEANYNWDKITTETLRLYETTSSNSVSSSPFPPMTES from the coding sequence ATGAAAATTGCAGTTATTGGTACCAAAGGGTTGCCAGCTAAACAAGGCGGTATTGAACATTATTGCCAAGAAATCTACCCTCGTATGGTCGAGCGGGGTCATTCTATCGATTTGTTCGCTCGCTCCTCTTATATCGACTCTCCTTGGATGAAACAATATTACTTTAAGAGAGTTCGAGTGATTTCTCTTCCCTGTTTAAAGTTAAGAGGAATAGATGCATTATTTAGTTCTCTACTAGGAGCTATGTTGGCTAGCAGCGGTCAATATGATATCGTCCATTTTCATGCTTTGGGCCCTTCTCTATTTACTTGGCTGCCAAAAATTACTTCACTTTTTCCCTCAAAAGTTATTGTCAGTTGTCAAGGACTGGACTGGCAACGTGCTAAATGGGGGAATTTTTCCAGTCAATTACTACATCTGGGTGAAAAGGCTGGAGTGCGTTTTGCCGACAAAATTATTGTGGTATCTGAAGAATTGCGTTCTTATTTTAGAGAAATGTATGGTCGAGAAACGGTTTATATTCCGAATGCTCCCAGCAGCTATCCGCCAACAAACTCTGATTTTTCTTATGGTACTTCATTAGGTTTGTGCCAAAAACGTTACATTACCTTTGTGGGTAGACTTGTGCCAGAGAAACGTCCTGAATTATTAATTGAAGCCTTCCAAGCTCTTAAACCCCTGGGATGGAAACTAGCGATCGTCGGTAGCACTAGTGATACAAATTCTTTTGCCCAGCAGATCGCTAATTTAACTAATGCTAATCCTAATGTGGTGTTTACAGGGCAACTTTATGGCAAACATCTAGCAGAAATTGTTCGAGGAGCAGGATTTTTTGTACTTCCTTCAGATGTAGAAGGGTTGCCCTTAGCGATGCTAGAAGCAATGCGAGAAGGCGTGCCAGTTGTAGCCAGTGATATTCCTCCCCATCGGCAATTACTTGATGAGGGAAAAGGAATGCTTTTTCCATCTGGAGATCTAGAATCTTTGATCTTGGCACTAGACTTGGCAATTCAACGTCCCGAAGAGCTAGCAATTATGGCAAAAGAGGCACAAAAGTGCGTAGAAGCTAACTATAACTGGGACAAAATCACTACCGAAACTTTGAGATTGTACGAGACGACTTCTTCTAATTCCGTCAGCTCCTCCCCATTTCCGCCTATGACCGAAAGTTGA
- the mscL gene encoding large conductance mechanosensitive channel protein MscL, giving the protein MVRRGSEAAGGFLSGFRDFIMRGNVIDLAVAVIIGAAFSKIVDSLVADIITPVILNPAMKAAGVDRLAELSAGGVQYGLFLAAVLNFLVIAFCIYLLVQAFEKAKKRLIRQEALAEEEAPDANLVAQERLTSAIERLTNVMETR; this is encoded by the coding sequence ATGGTTAGAAGAGGATCAGAAGCAGCAGGAGGATTTCTCTCAGGCTTTCGCGACTTTATTATGCGCGGTAATGTTATTGATTTAGCAGTAGCTGTAATTATTGGTGCCGCATTTAGTAAAATTGTTGATTCGTTAGTCGCCGATATTATTACTCCTGTGATCTTAAATCCCGCCATGAAGGCTGCTGGAGTAGATAGATTAGCCGAACTGTCTGCTGGAGGAGTTCAGTATGGTTTATTTTTAGCGGCAGTTCTCAACTTTTTGGTGATTGCCTTCTGTATTTATCTACTGGTGCAAGCATTTGAGAAAGCTAAAAAACGTCTAATTCGTCAAGAGGCTTTAGCAGAAGAAGAAGCACCTGATGCGAATCTTGTTGCTCAAGAAAGACTTACTAGTGCAATTGAACGCTTAACTAACGTAATGGAAACCAGGTAA
- a CDS encoding manganese catalase family protein, whose protein sequence is MFFHKKETIHNVDIKEANPRFAQLLLEQFGGATGELSAALQYWVQSFHVENPAIKDMLQDIAVEEFGHLEMVGKMIEAHTKNVDQTEAYKSTLFAVRGMGPHFIDSQGSAWTATYLNEGGDVVRDLRANIAAEAGARQTYEALIKLAPDEGTKKTLVHLLTREISHTKMFMNALNDMGKLTEPFFGNVQPDETVDLYYNLSTSTSADGSSVEVDQRGSWNQEPDFRYVAHPEANHSPTAN, encoded by the coding sequence ATGTTTTTTCACAAAAAAGAAACCATTCACAATGTTGATATAAAAGAAGCAAATCCCCGCTTTGCTCAACTGTTGCTAGAGCAATTTGGTGGTGCTACTGGAGAACTGTCTGCTGCCTTACAATATTGGGTGCAATCATTTCATGTTGAAAATCCAGCGATTAAAGATATGCTCCAAGACATTGCAGTTGAAGAGTTCGGTCACTTAGAAATGGTAGGTAAAATGATCGAAGCTCATACTAAAAATGTAGATCAGACCGAAGCATACAAAAGTACTTTGTTTGCCGTGCGGGGAATGGGACCTCATTTTATCGACAGTCAAGGTAGTGCTTGGACAGCAACTTATCTGAATGAAGGCGGTGATGTCGTACGCGATCTACGTGCTAATATTGCCGCAGAAGCGGGAGCGCGTCAAACTTATGAAGCGTTGATTAAGTTAGCGCCAGATGAAGGAACTAAAAAAACTCTAGTACATTTATTGACTCGTGAGATTTCTCATACAAAAATGTTTATGAATGCACTGAATGATATGGGCAAGCTTACTGAACCCTTCTTTGGCAACGTTCAGCCCGATGAGACAGTAGATCTTTACTACAATCTATCAACTTCTACTTCAGCAGACGGCTCAAGCGTTGAAGTCGATCAACGGGGTTCCTGGAATCAAGAGCCTGACTTTAGGTATGTTGCCCACCCCGAAGCCAACCATTCTCCGACAGCCAATTAA
- a CDS encoding AGE family epimerase/isomerase — protein sequence MMKQFKRLAELYKSTLLDNVLPFWSQHSLDRQYGGYFTCLDRVGNVYDTDKFIWLQNRQVWTYSMLYNRLEKKPEWLDVARHGAEFLAKYGRDEEGNWYFALDRTGQPLVQPYNIFSDCFAAMAFSQYALASGEKSAQEIALQAYNNVLRRQHNPKGKYNKAYPGTRSLKSLAVPMILANLSLEMDWLLEDSELETILERTVQEVMQDFRDSATGLMYENVTPEGKHLDCFDGRLINPGHGIEAMWFVIDIARRRDDLDLINQAVDVVINTLEFGWDKEYQGIYYLMDAQRHPLQQLEWDQKLWWVHLETLVALLMGFNLTGRTECLEWFKQVHNYTWNHFSDSEYGEWFGYLNCRGELLLNLKGGKWKGCFHVPRALYLCWQQLEILAAQ from the coding sequence ATGATGAAACAATTTAAGAGACTGGCTGAACTATATAAAAGTACCTTACTTGATAATGTTTTGCCCTTTTGGTCACAGCATTCGCTCGATCGCCAATATGGAGGCTATTTTACCTGTTTAGATCGAGTGGGAAATGTCTACGATACCGATAAGTTCATCTGGCTACAAAACCGTCAGGTATGGACTTATTCGATGCTCTACAATCGGTTAGAAAAAAAACCTGAGTGGCTAGATGTTGCGCGTCATGGTGCTGAGTTTCTGGCAAAATATGGTCGAGATGAGGAAGGTAACTGGTATTTTGCTTTAGATCGAACAGGACAGCCTTTGGTGCAGCCTTATAATATTTTTTCTGATTGTTTTGCAGCGATGGCTTTTAGTCAATATGCTTTGGCTTCGGGGGAGAAATCGGCGCAAGAGATTGCCTTGCAGGCATATAATAACGTGTTGCGTCGTCAGCATAATCCCAAGGGTAAATATAATAAAGCTTATCCAGGAACGCGATCGCTAAAAAGTCTAGCCGTACCGATGATTTTAGCCAATCTGTCTTTAGAAATGGATTGGCTACTCGAAGATAGTGAATTAGAGACAATTCTTGAGCGCACAGTGCAAGAAGTCATGCAGGATTTTCGCGATTCTGCAACAGGATTAATGTATGAAAACGTTACCCCCGAAGGCAAACATTTAGATTGTTTTGACGGTAGATTAATTAATCCTGGTCATGGTATTGAAGCTATGTGGTTTGTGATAGATATTGCCCGTCGTCGCGACGATTTGGATTTAATCAATCAGGCAGTTGATGTTGTCATAAATACTCTAGAGTTTGGTTGGGACAAGGAATATCAGGGTATTTATTATTTGATGGATGCACAGAGACATCCTCTCCAGCAGCTAGAGTGGGATCAAAAGCTATGGTGGGTACATCTGGAAACGTTAGTAGCATTATTGATGGGATTTAATCTTACTGGACGAACAGAGTGCTTAGAATGGTTTAAACAAGTTCATAATTATACTTGGAATCACTTCTCCGATTCTGAGTATGGGGAATGGTTTGGCTACCTAAACTGTCGAGGAGAGTTATTACTAAATCTTAAAGGAGGTAAATGGAAAGGCTGTTTTCATGTTCCTCGCGCTTTATATTTATGCTGGCAACAGTTAGAAATTTTAGCTGCTCAATAG
- a CDS encoding glycosyltransferase, which translates to MRKPVLTIFYQFDPGKPSIGGIQTVIRSFIKYAPSEFEVRLVGISNQPNLPKGKWQKVKLADKEIYFLPLFTLLNDNFRTLVPTTIKYTAALLRQGLASDFMHFHRLEPTLAALNWSGEKTLFVHNDIQKQMQSSDSKNAILWRYFPTGYFALERALVNQFSQIFACNTNSVKHYQQSYPSIAERVFYIKNSVDGEIFYSLTSAQREEGRRILAKQFRLSAQTQFILFAGRLHPQKDPLLLVRSFATLNDPNAHLLIAGDGELAAQVQAEIERLKIAQQVTMLGSVDQAELADLQRICSVFVLTSTYEGLPLVALEALACGTPVVTTSCGETPKLLDVHSGIVCQERNSQAIADALKEVLTHPENYPIEACVRVAEPYSAKAIVSAVYKNMLSRWQTKLNYV; encoded by the coding sequence ATGCGCAAACCTGTTTTAACTATTTTTTATCAATTCGATCCTGGCAAACCTAGCATAGGGGGAATTCAGACAGTCATACGTTCTTTTATTAAGTATGCTCCGAGTGAGTTTGAGGTTCGTTTGGTAGGTATATCAAACCAGCCTAACTTGCCAAAAGGTAAGTGGCAAAAAGTGAAATTAGCAGATAAAGAAATTTACTTTTTACCTTTGTTTACACTGCTAAATGATAACTTTAGAACTTTAGTTCCGACGACAATTAAATACACTGCTGCTCTTTTGAGACAAGGTCTCGCCTCTGATTTTATGCATTTTCATCGACTTGAACCAACACTTGCAGCACTTAATTGGTCTGGAGAAAAGACTTTGTTTGTTCATAATGATATCCAAAAACAAATGCAATCTTCAGACAGTAAAAATGCTATTTTATGGCGTTATTTTCCGACAGGATATTTTGCTCTAGAACGAGCGCTGGTTAATCAGTTCTCCCAAATTTTTGCTTGTAATACTAACTCAGTCAAACATTATCAGCAGAGTTATCCAAGTATAGCCGAGCGCGTTTTTTACATCAAAAACTCTGTAGATGGCGAGATTTTTTATTCATTAACATCGGCACAACGCGAAGAAGGTAGACGTATATTGGCAAAGCAGTTTAGATTATCCGCTCAAACGCAGTTCATCTTATTTGCTGGTCGTCTTCACCCTCAAAAAGATCCCCTGTTACTGGTTCGTTCTTTTGCTACTTTAAATGATCCCAATGCTCATCTTTTGATAGCAGGTGATGGAGAGTTAGCAGCACAAGTACAAGCAGAAATCGAACGTCTAAAAATTGCTCAACAAGTAACCATGCTTGGCTCAGTAGATCAAGCAGAATTAGCAGATTTACAGCGCATCTGTAGCGTTTTTGTTTTAACTAGTACCTATGAAGGTTTACCTCTGGTAGCTCTTGAAGCACTTGCCTGTGGAACTCCAGTGGTGACAACATCATGCGGTGAAACCCCAAAACTACTTGATGTTCATAGTGGCATTGTTTGCCAAGAACGCAATAGTCAAGCGATCGCAGATGCCTTGAAAGAGGTTTTGACCCATCCAGAAAATTATCCGATTGAGGCTTGCGTAAGAGTTGCTGAGCCTTATAGTGCTAAGGCGATCGTCAGTGCTGTTTACAAAAATATGTTATCTCGTTGGCAGACGAAATTAAACTACGTCTAG
- a CDS encoding phosphoribulokinase: protein MSEKTIILGIVGDSAAGKTTLTKGIAQILGEDQVTIICTDDYHRYDRKQRAEMKISALHPDCNYLDIIEQHLALLREGQAILKPIYNHSTGAFDPPEYIEPTKYVIVEGLLGYSTRAMRDSYDVKTYLAPPESLRATWKIKRDTRKRGYNEEQVMEQLRQREPDSEAFIRPQRKWADMVVSFYPPEEENLAADLLLNANLILRPTIPHPELTSILNAQGNHLGEAIRLGLSRDMGKPVDILEIDGHATMEQVKELEKIMCNEVPYLGQFCSLEGNQELGKLVGTTGETLQSYPLALTQLMITYHMLKAAS from the coding sequence ATGAGTGAGAAAACGATTATTCTTGGCATAGTTGGTGATAGTGCAGCGGGTAAGACGACTTTAACCAAGGGGATTGCTCAAATATTGGGAGAAGATCAGGTGACGATCATCTGTACTGATGATTACCATCGTTATGACCGCAAGCAACGGGCCGAAATGAAAATTTCCGCTCTCCACCCCGACTGTAACTATTTAGACATTATTGAGCAGCATCTGGCGCTATTGCGAGAGGGGCAAGCTATCCTCAAGCCAATTTATAATCACTCTACAGGAGCGTTCGATCCGCCAGAATATATTGAACCGACTAAATACGTCATTGTTGAAGGCTTACTAGGCTATTCTACTCGTGCAATGCGGGATAGTTATGACGTTAAGACTTATCTTGCTCCTCCAGAATCTCTGCGTGCCACTTGGAAAATTAAACGGGATACACGTAAAAGAGGTTACAACGAAGAACAGGTAATGGAGCAACTGCGCCAAAGAGAGCCAGATTCAGAAGCTTTTATCCGTCCCCAACGCAAATGGGCAGATATGGTTGTTTCTTTCTATCCGCCAGAAGAGGAAAATTTGGCTGCTGACCTGTTGCTGAATGCCAATCTCATTTTACGTCCGACTATTCCTCACCCAGAACTAACTTCAATTCTTAATGCTCAGGGAAATCATTTAGGTGAGGCTATTCGCTTGGGTTTAAGTCGTGATATGGGCAAACCTGTAGATATCTTAGAAATAGATGGACATGCCACGATGGAACAGGTTAAGGAATTAGAAAAAATTATGTGTAATGAAGTGCCTTACCTGGGTCAATTCTGTAGTTTGGAAGGAAACCAAGAACTAGGTAAGCTGGTGGGAACGACTGGAGAAACTCTACAGAGTTATCCTTTGGCTTTAACTCAGTTAATGATTACCTACCATATGTTGAAAGCAGCATCTTGA